A portion of the Fusobacterium nucleatum genome contains these proteins:
- a CDS encoding histidine phosphatase family protein, producing the protein MEIYFVRHGQTIWNVEKRFQGLSDSPLTELGIIQAKLLGEKLKDIKFDKFYSTSLKRANDTANYIKGNRKQEVEIFDDFVEISMGDMEGIKQEDFKKLYPEQVKNFFFNQLEYNPSSFKGESFIEVRERVTKGLEKFIKLNKNYERVLVVSHGATLKTLLHYISGKDISTLSDEAIPKNTSYTIVKYENGKFEITDFSNTTHLEEK; encoded by the coding sequence ATGGAAATTTATTTTGTAAGACATGGGCAAACAATTTGGAATGTTGAAAAAAGATTTCAAGGACTTTCAGACTCACCACTTACTGAATTAGGAATTATACAAGCGAAATTATTAGGTGAAAAATTAAAAGATATAAAATTTGATAAATTTTATTCAACCTCTTTAAAAAGAGCAAATGATACTGCTAACTATATAAAAGGAAATAGAAAACAAGAAGTTGAAATATTTGATGACTTTGTTGAAATTTCAATGGGAGATATGGAAGGAATTAAACAAGAAGACTTTAAAAAACTTTATCCAGAACAAGTTAAAAATTTCTTTTTTAATCAGCTTGAATATAATCCAAGCTCTTTTAAAGGAGAAAGTTTTATTGAAGTTAGAGAAAGAGTTACAAAAGGTTTAGAAAAATTCATAAAATTAAATAAAAATTATGAAAGAGTTTTAGTTGTTAGTCATGGGGCAACTTTAAAAACTTTGTTACATTATATAAGTGGAAAAGATATTTCAACTTTAAGTGATGAAGCAATACCTAAAAATACAAGCTATACTATTGTAAAGTATGAAAATGGAAAATTTGAAATCACTGATTTTTCTAATACAACACACTTGGAGGAAAAATAA
- the trmL gene encoding tRNA (uridine(34)/cytosine(34)/5-carboxymethylaminomethyluridine(34)-2'-O)-methyltransferase TrmL has product MNIVLYQPEIPYNTGNIGRSCVLTNTTLHLIKPLGFSLDEKQVKRAGMDYWHLVDLKIWESFEEFLEANKGIRLFYATTKTKQRYSDVKYEENDYIMFGPESRGIPEDILNKNPERCITIPMIPMGRSLNLSNSAVIILYEAYRQLGFNF; this is encoded by the coding sequence ATGAATATAGTGTTATATCAACCAGAAATTCCATATAATACTGGAAATATAGGAAGAAGTTGTGTATTAACAAATACAACTTTACATTTAATAAAACCATTAGGGTTTTCTCTTGATGAAAAACAAGTTAAAAGAGCAGGAATGGATTATTGGCATTTAGTAGATTTAAAAATTTGGGAATCTTTTGAAGAATTTTTAGAAGCTAACAAAGGGATAAGACTTTTTTATGCAACAACAAAAACAAAACAAAGATATTCTGATGTTAAATATGAAGAAAATGATTATATAATGTTTGGTCCTGAGTCAAGAGGGATACCAGAAGATATTTTAAATAAAAATCCTGAAAGATGTATAACAATTCCAATGATACCAATGGGAAGGTCTTTAAACCTTTCTAATTCAGCTGTTATAATTTTGTATGAAGCATA